From the Synergistota bacterium genome, one window contains:
- a CDS encoding HAD-IIB family hydrolase — protein MKRRKRQKRVWLVFSDLDGTLLDEDTYSFEEAKEALSFLKKKDIPIILCSSKTRAEIEIYRKRMRLSEYPFISENGGAIFIPEGEGYRIIELGKPHSLILEVLNQARGSLGISIRGFSDMTPREISEISGLPEEEAILAKKREYSEPILLFESDVEPLELFLRERGFSLTKGGRFFTVIGGNDKGKAVKRLLELYRLRFPDAEILSLGLGDGKNDLPMLAEVDFPVIVRKKTGKFLRGSFNNTYITRYPGPRGWAEAVFKILEVDRG, from the coding sequence ATGAAAAGAAGAAAGAGGCAGAAGAGGGTATGGTTGGTTTTTAGTGATCTTGACGGTACTCTTCTTGATGAGGATACCTATTCTTTTGAGGAAGCGAAGGAAGCGCTTTCCTTCCTTAAAAAGAAAGATATTCCCATTATACTTTGTTCAAGCAAGACCCGAGCGGAGATAGAAATCTACAGGAAAAGGATGCGTCTTAGCGAATATCCATTTATATCTGAGAATGGAGGAGCTATATTTATACCCGAAGGGGAAGGTTATAGGATAATTGAACTTGGTAAACCACATAGCCTTATACTCGAGGTGCTTAATCAGGCGAGAGGATCTCTTGGCATTTCCATCAGGGGATTTAGTGATATGACCCCGCGTGAGATATCTGAGATTTCTGGTTTACCTGAGGAAGAAGCTATTCTTGCCAAGAAGAGGGAATATTCAGAGCCGATACTGCTCTTTGAATCTGATGTTGAGCCTTTGGAGCTATTTTTAAGGGAGCGGGGATTCAGTTTGACCAAGGGAGGAAGGTTTTTCACGGTTATTGGGGGAAACGACAAGGGAAAAGCTGTTAAGAGGCTTCTTGAGCTTTATCGTTTGAGGTTCCCGGATGCCGAAATTCTTTCGCTTGGGCTTGGGGATGGTAAAAACGATCTTCCTATGCTTGCAGAGGTTGATTTCCCCGTTATAGTGAGGAAGAAAACGGGGAAGTTTCTTAGAGGTAGCTTTAATAATACTTATATTACACGGTATCCAGGACCTCGCGGATGGGCTGAAGCCGTATTTAAGATCCTGGAGGTGGATCGAGGTTGA
- a CDS encoding glycosyltransferase → MVVYTSALRPPTRKRLEEIESADILVGIPCYNNEKTIAGVVETVSEGLYKYYRNLRSVIFVADGGSTDDSREMAESANLKPWQEKIVSIYRGPSGKGSAFRLIFEAASLLDVKVCVTVDADLRSITSDWLKNLIDPILEKGYQFVAPIYIRHKHDGTITNNIVYNVTRALYGKRVRQPIGGDFAYSRDLVSFYIKQPVWDTDVARFGVDIWVTTEAIVNDFRICQANLGVKVHDVKDPAMHLGPMFRQVVWTMFYLMKENEIFWKSVSGSMPVEIYGEAKAVEPEPVKVNLDNLLYEFKMGFKQFAPLWQNILSEESFSYISRAYELSTKEFRIPTEIWANIIYEWAATYNVWPVNTRKLVTFMMPLYFGRVASFILETMDMTSEEAERYVEEQAVVFEERKPYLIKVWDEKKKEAEEGMVGF, encoded by the coding sequence ATGGTTGTTTATACCTCGGCTTTAAGACCTCCCACGAGAAAGCGACTTGAGGAAATTGAAAGTGCTGATATACTGGTAGGTATACCGTGCTACAATAATGAGAAAACCATAGCGGGAGTTGTCGAAACGGTAAGCGAAGGCTTGTATAAATATTATCGCAACTTAAGAAGCGTTATATTTGTGGCAGATGGTGGATCTACTGACGACTCGAGAGAGATGGCGGAAAGCGCGAATTTGAAACCTTGGCAGGAGAAGATAGTGTCTATATATCGTGGCCCAAGCGGTAAAGGGAGCGCCTTCAGGCTGATATTTGAGGCTGCTTCCCTATTGGATGTTAAGGTTTGTGTGACCGTAGATGCAGACCTTCGCAGTATCACATCTGACTGGCTTAAGAACCTCATAGATCCCATACTTGAAAAGGGATATCAGTTTGTTGCTCCTATTTATATAAGACACAAGCATGATGGAACCATAACGAATAACATAGTTTATAACGTTACGAGAGCCCTTTACGGTAAGCGTGTTAGGCAGCCCATAGGAGGAGATTTTGCCTACTCGCGGGATCTCGTTAGCTTTTATATCAAGCAGCCCGTTTGGGATACCGATGTTGCACGATTTGGAGTCGATATATGGGTTACGACTGAGGCTATAGTCAACGATTTTAGGATATGTCAGGCGAATCTCGGCGTTAAGGTTCACGATGTTAAGGACCCTGCCATGCATCTGGGTCCCATGTTCAGGCAGGTTGTCTGGACCATGTTTTACCTTATGAAGGAAAACGAGATCTTCTGGAAGAGCGTAAGCGGAAGCATGCCGGTTGAGATTTATGGTGAGGCTAAGGCGGTGGAGCCAGAGCCGGTTAAGGTTAATCTTGATAATCTGCTTTATGAGTTTAAAATGGGTTTTAAGCAATTTGCTCCTTTATGGCAGAATATCCTCTCTGAGGAATCGTTCTCCTATATAAGCAGAGCTTATGAATTGTCAACCAAGGAGTTCAGAATTCCCACGGAGATTTGGGCTAACATAATATATGAGTGGGCAGCTACGTATAACGTCTGGCCCGTTAACACGAGGAAACTCGTTACCTTCATGATGCCGCTTTACTTTGGCAGGGTTGCTTCCTTTATCCTTGAAACCATGGATATGACTTCTGAGGAAGCCGAAAGGTACGTTGAGGAACAAGCGGTTGTTTTTGAGGAACGTAAGCCTTACCTTATAAAGGTGTGGGATGAAAAGAAGAAAGAGGCAGAAGAGGGTATGGTTGGTTTTTAG